A portion of the Macrobrachium nipponense isolate FS-2020 chromosome 12, ASM1510439v2, whole genome shotgun sequence genome contains these proteins:
- the LOC135224342 gene encoding uncharacterized protein LOC135224342 isoform X1 has translation METLVGLVLCAASSSVLISAYPISPDAAECELREDILVCDYKNNGESYVHYEDPANSTITLIAILNAQEVLLRPPLCKNLELHNITKIEVIQEEPIPCHSGYDGQCEKGGKLSTYNSGLSTIPFGLRELYIKDSTVDFLGPNVPREYSIHHSRVKTLNITGYTGSGQSGFIYNSTIDDLLSMKIEPNYTVFLQNSEIDHIHQRAILVQGGNVILDNTSVMSAYNNSVLLTASSSMELNGFEGNLGLKTLAPKDAFVETFNESNTLHTPFTDDEHSTENVYYKAFLSFLVLFVIMTLLFLIQALVIKRRMTIHTNSSTFVDPIPKLLLVDRTSITQFRCCQTTSTKVTVPQMGLMTSKTSF, from the exons ATGGAGACGCTTGTGGGCTTAGTGCTGTGTGCAGCATCATCTTCCGTTCTTATCTCTGCTTATCCTATATCTCCGGATGCTGCAGAATGCGAGCTTCGAGAAGATATCCTTGTATGTGACTACAAAAATAATGGAGAG tcttaCGTTCACTATGAAGATCCTGCTAATTCCACCATCACGCTTATTGCAATACTGAACGCCCAGGAAGTCCTGCTGAGACCGCCATTGTGTAAGAACCTAGAATTACACAATATTACCAAGATCGAAGTTATCCAAGAGGAGCCGATTCCATGTCACTCGGGCTACGATGGTCAATGCGAAAAAGGTGGTAAATTATCCACGTATAACTCAGGTCTTTCGACAATACCTTTTGGATTaagggaattatatataaaagattcaaCGGTTGACTTTCTTGGCCCAAATGTACCCAGAGAATATTCTATTCATCACTCACGTGTTAAAACACTCAATATAACAGGATACACAGGTAGTGGACAATCTGGCTTCATTTATAATTCAACTATTGATGACTTACTTAGTATGAAAATTGAACCTAATTATACGGTATTTCTTCAGAATTCCGAAATTGATCATATTCACCAGAGGGCTATTCTTGTCCAAGGGGGTAATGTAATTTTAGATAATACTTCAGTTATGTCAGCGTATAATAATAGCGTTTTGCTAACTGCAAGTTCCTCCATGGAGCTTAATGGATTTGAAGGCAACTTGGGCTTAAAAACACTAGCGCCTAAGGATGCCTTTGTGGAAACTTTTAATGAGAGCAATACTTTACATACCCCTTTTACAGACGATGAGCATAGTACAGAAAATGTTTATTACAAGGCCTTCTTATCTTTCCTCGTCCTTTTCGTGATTATGACATTACTTTTTCTAATTCAAGCCCTTGTCATTAAAAGAAGAATGACCATACATACCAACTCATCAACATTCGTTGATCCCATACCGAAATTACTCCTGGTAGACAGAACGTCAATTACACAGTTCCGTTGCTGCCAGACAACATCGACCAAAGTCACCGTTCCTCAGATGGGGTTGATGACTTCGAAGACGAGCTTCTGA
- the LOC135224342 gene encoding uncharacterized protein LOC135224342 isoform X2, with amino-acid sequence MQAAVDARDKEEFDEIVMENIKLLELQDLQTKRRSKPDKHVALMERVNHTIRQLIEKQYRNHSFNLQNCGNDLKLKYKDIMVECNSRFLEDLIEIIKRTIVKWDDDLQEEKNNSPDLIRFVRNLLSKSLESVNQLAGKLDRFILQCNEEHKVSLSELETSCRAKFEAINACAEERSDLVRRTELEDAEVYGRDKALRLSLIQEEVSSASRELRQKEALLEYSQINQKSVLQEKIINQQTDNIKHLERMIMTLADIRRCYVLSCDK; translated from the coding sequence ATGCAGGCAGCTGTGGATGCTCGCGATAAAGAGGAATTTGACGAGATAGTGATGGAAAATATAAAACTCCTAGAATTGCAAGATTTGCAGACCAAGAGGAGAAGTAAACCTGACAAACATGTAGCTTTGATGGAACGTGTGAACCACACCATAAGACAGTTGATTGAAAAACAGTACCGGAACCACTCATTCAACCTTCAGAATTGTGGGAATGACTTAAAACTCAAATACAAAGATATAATGGTCGAATGTAACAGCAGATTCTTGGAAGATCTGATAGAAATTATCAAAAGGACCATCGTCAAATGGGACGACGACCTTCAAGAGGAAAAGAATAATTCGCCTGACTTGATACGTTTCGTCCGAAATCTCCTTTCAAAGTCACTGGAGTCCGTGAATCAACTGGCTGGCAAGTTAGACCGATTCATCTTGCAGTGCAATGAAGAACACAAGGTAAGTCTCAGTGAGTTGGAAACAAGTTGCAGAGCGAAATTCGAGGCCATAAACGCATGCGCAGAGGAGAGGTCCGATCTCGTCAGAAGGACTGAACTGGAAGACGCTGAGGTTTACGGTCGTGACAAAGCTCTCAGACTGTCGCTGATACAAGAAGAGGTATCTTCTGCGTCACGAGAACTGCGGCAGAAAGAAGCTCTGTTGGAATATTCCCAGATAAATCAGAAGAGCGTCCTTCAGGAGAAGATCATTAACCAGCAGACGGACAATATCAAGCATCTGGAGAGGATGATAATGACGCTGGCCGACATCAGACGCTGTTACGTCCTTTCCTGTGATAAATAA
- the LOC135224344 gene encoding uncharacterized protein LOC135224344 yields the protein MGMRPFERWITLLTFFTALPELRNYSSAEASSDTGPGLKVSGEDPRCDQGGDVLFCDYKNAPELVEMGYSLGRSIRRVFILNAGNVLLNSSICVDVKFQNVSRVDVTDGESKPCESVIHLSAVGTKLARVPEHISKIYIEDSVVGILKTQSGLQMLIVLNSKITTLDIPTPLAEGTAAVLQDSDVASLRSLIVSNRSSIIFRKTIVEEIIDEGLVVHSGGEIKLDNSCISNVTKGGISLAPEGYVVLENVSGRLEVRGFSLKETLDCAKDRVQLENTEATVSFCDCITGEAYKVSLFIFTSLLVVSLLVNVALLRLIMKKNKTILELKFTRISEDSALINMKEEESLEINGSCDGPTNRITEGNMIPSHTASTHSDGNPSNDETTEKELLPEELERRTNCVLEKLNHIQNKITKAEESLLSESGKSCSLESINKDFHDTTRHYDNYFDERINALTRHGEASRRLFKSSRDVPLQRISQLKTSLGKAKAGTRAYLEYRVKLSQAIRRESYCDEQIKKYEEVTFDVLLLLKEIRSSLETTGLQSKTNVFLKYVHDEYESLFEAQRRDYKKRETEIRACSESNDLTELLENWGVYNKPFPTGDFESEMFSVISKIPDCRNIPEESFDGSLDKLSSQIDRKAEIIQLKLSHEDTLLSYKQAYLRERDCDSSIVLRFLKNALLILVKMLTTNSTGNEPKR from the exons ATGGGAATGAGACCTTTCGAAC GCTGGATCACCTTGCTGACGTTCTTCACGGCGCTGCCGGAGCTGAGGAATTACTCGAGCGCTGAAGCCTCCAGTGACACTGGCCCTGGACTGAAGGTCAGCGGAGAGGATCCCAGATGCGATCAAGGAGGAGATGTCCTCTTTTGCGATTACAAAAACGCCCCTGAG TTGGTGGAAATGGGTTACTCCCTCGGAAGATCGATACGCAGGGTTTTCATCCTGAACGCTGGCAACGTTCTTCTCAACTCTTCTATCTGCGTCGACGTCAAGTTTCAAAACGTCTCGAGGGTAGATGTGACTGACGGTGAAAGTAAACCTTGCGAAAGCGTTATTCATCTATCAGCTGTTGGTACGAAACTAGCCAGGGTGCCCGAACACATTAGCAAAATCTACATAGAGGATTCGGTGGTCGGGATTTTGAAAACACAGTCCGGTCTCCAAATGCTTATAGTTTTAAACTCTAAGATAACGACTTTGGATATTCCAACACCATTGGCTGAGGGAACAGCTGCGGTCTTACAAGACTCGGATGTTGCATCGCTTCGCAGCCTCATCGTCAGTAACAGGTCATCGATAATCTTTCGCAAAACTATCGTTGAAGAAATTATCGACGAAGGATTAGTCGTTCATAGTGGTGGAGAGATCAAGTTGGACAACTCTTGCATAAGTAATGTCACTAAAGGAGGTATTTCTTTGGCACCCGAAGGTTACGTTGTTCTTGAAAATGTTTCCGGAAGATTAGAAGTGAGAGGTTTCTCGCTTAAAGAGACACTAGACTGTGCAAAGGATCGAGTACAGTTGGAAAACACAGAGGCAACTGTCTCGTTTTGTGATTGTATAACAGGAGAGGCATACAAAGTAAGtctctttatttttacttctctGCTAGTTGTCTCACTTCTCGTTAACGTTGCATTGCTACGTttgataatgaagaaaaacaaaacaattctgGAATTGAAATTCACCAGAATAAGTGAGGATAGCGCTCTAATAAATATGAAAGAAGAGGAGAGCTTAGAAATAAATGGCAGCTGTGATGGGCCCACAAACCGGATAACTGAAGGGAACATGATACCTAGCCATACGGCGTCGACTCACAGCGATGGAAATCCTAGCAATGATGAAACCACTGAAAAAGAGTTACTCCCTGAAGAGCTTGAAAGAAGGACCAACTGTGTACTGGAAAAACTTAACCATATTCAGAACAAAATCACAAAAGCCGAAGAATCTCTTCTGAGTGAGAGTGGTAAAAGTTGTAGTCTTGAGAGCATAAACAAAGACTTCCATGACACGACGCGTCATTACGATAATTACTTCGATGAAAGGATAAATGCACTTACGAGACATGGAGAGGCATCTCGGCGGTTATTCAAGAGTAGTCGGGATGTTCCCTTACAGAGGATATCACAGCTAAAGACCTCACTCGGGAAAGCAAAGGCGGGCACGAGAGCCTACTTAGAATACAGAGTTAAATTATCACAGGCTATTCGGCGAGAATCTTACTGCGACGAGCAGATTAAGAAATACGAAGAGGTGACGTTCGACGTTTTATTGCTACTGAAGGAGATCCGGTCGTCTCTGGAGACGACAGGATTGCAGTCGAAGACGAATGTATTTCTAAAATATGTCCACGATGAATACGAATCCCTCTTCGAGGCTCAAAGACGCGATTACAAGAAACGTGAAACTGAAATCAGAGCGTGTTCTGAAAGCAACGATCTCACAGAATTACTTGAGAATTGGGGCGTGTATAACAAACCCTTCCCGACTGGGGATTTTGAAAGCGAAATGTTTTCAGTAATCTCCAAAATCCCTGATTGCCGCAATATACCAGAGGAATCATTCGATGGAAGCCTCGATAAATTATCATCACAAATAGATAGAAAAGCCGAAATAATTCAGCTTAAGCTGAGCCATGAAGATACATTATTATCTTACAAGCAagcttatttgagagagagagattgcgattCATCAATAGTTTTAAGGTTTTTGAAAAACGCGTTGTTAATCCTCGTAAAAATGCTGACTACAAATAGCACGGGAAACGAACCCAAAAGGTGA
- the LOC135224343 gene encoding uncharacterized protein LOC135224343: MMYPKSIMSPLLTLWVTSCVASKGKPDQETFTSKGPQPIRDSIVSIGSQLYDTASLNVSLPLIKDKIVNIAMSSFVASYVTEDSPFCKKENFSLVCDYTHFSEVIHLQNASAEITRITIKGGRALRLRDNICANITLNMVNNVQLQQGLEELCEKDVSFEATTSTIDQLPTNVNYVTIMDSELTSLNAASNLKSVIFVSSRIRRFNISKAHFKLQSIVLYNTTVDNFQILHSRGNYLFIKDSDSNITGRNCFLLTKHGEVHVNAQLYPVNSGESFILQDTRVGTLTPDPEGRTGVNTEKENNDQICSESNGYFISFIVCLILLLILICMTLPYVTYLRKMIHHIDRQLSNPDLYDYRKENSFLKEQLIQQKHEVSHEIQAEETRSLLEKQRDQCHQVLETVEEANEKLTSVLKTETTKYQNDISQITSNCERELEKLMEVWHQKKEEFEKSKMIEMETLELQYEEEFNNPTMLYWDRIKDVLEKAKTLNKELIEERYAHWLFSERLNDDLQKLQERADKIIINKEYITKITVAIKEYLSNWPRILNSTREMIGMPSSGANLFKLLEGLITSHQSALEQNFVLQINDQDNKYLSDIEEQKGEMSKAHSILESSINEEKEHMVKQMSKDLESKLPWTKKYVDTVENLYSIRSQLLDAKLEFELRKAEHKHSEPQVKLLHLDVILTIQKNYMKSLEDLIHISVESLNACVRSVFLGLDDIDDNRHMPSSVSALFHGEPINRKHKIRSIFEDRYAQA, translated from the exons ATGATGTACCCGAAGTCGATAATGTCTCCATTACTAACCCTCTGGGTAACTTCCTGCGTTGCCTCCAAAGGCAAACCAGATCAAGAGACGTTTACTAGCAAAGGACCCCAACCAATCAGAGACTCAATTGTGAGCATAGGGTCACAGTTATACGACACTGCATCGCTAAACGTCAGTCTACCATTAATTAAGGATAAGATTGTGAACATCGCCATGTCTTCATTCGTCGCTTCATATGTAACTGAAGACTCGCCGTTTTGCAAAAAGGAGAATTTCTCTCTCGTCTGCGATTATACTCATTTTTCTGAG GTTATTCACTTACAAAATGCTTCAGCTGAAATCACCAGAATTACTATTAAAGGTGGGAGAGCACTCCGACTCCGTGACAATATCTGTGCCAACATTACCTTAAATATGGTAAATAATGTACAGCTTCAACAAGGGCTTGAAGAACTCTGTGAGAAGGACGTGTCCTTTGAAGCTACGACATCAACCATTGACCAGTTGCCCACAAATGTTAATTATGTCACAATCATGGATTCGGAACTAACTTCGTTAAATGCTGCCTCTAACCTGAAGTCAGTTATATTTGTAAGTTCTAGAATAAGACGTTTCAATATTTCTAAGGCGCATTTCAAACTACAAAGCATAGTTTTGTATAATACAACCGTAGACAATTTCCAGATCTTACATTCAAGAGGGAACTATCTCTTTATAAAAGATTCAGACAGCAATATCACTGGTAGAAACTGCTTTTTACTCACAAAACATGGTGAAGTTCACGTAAATGCACAATTATATCCCGTGAATTCAGGGGAAAGTTTTATCCTTCAAGACACCAGAGTAGGTACGTTAACCCCTGATCCTGAAGGGAGAACTGGTGTGAACACTGAAAAAGAGAACAATGACCAGATATGTTCTGAATCCAACGGCTACTTTATCAGTTTTATTGTGTGCTTGATTCTCCTGTTGATTTTGATCTGCATGACACTTCCTTACGTCACATATTTGAGGAAAATGATTCACCACATAGACAGACAGCTATCGAATCCAGATCTATACGATTACAGGAAAGAAAATAGCTTCCTTAAAGAGCAGTTGATACAGCAGAAACACGAAGTGTCTCACGAAATTCAAGCTGAGGAAACGAGGTCGTTGCTGGAGAAACAAAGGGACCAGTGTCATCAAGTCCTAGAAACTGTGGAAGAAGCAAACGAAAAGCTGACATCGGTCTTAAAAACAGAAACAACGAAGTACCAGAATGATATCAGTCAAATTACATCAAACTGTGAAAGGGAATTGGAAAAGTTGATGGAGGTGTGGCACCAGAAGAAAGAGGAGTTCGAAAAGtccaaaatgattgaaatggAAACTTTAGAATTACAGTATGAAGAAGAGTTCAACAATCCAACGATGTTATATTGGGACAGAATCAAAGATGTCCTGGAAAAGGCAAAAACCCTTAATAAAGAACTGATAGAGGAAAGATATGCTCACTGGCTGTTCAGTGAAAGACTGAATGACGATTTGCAAAAACTGCAAGAAAGAGccgataaaattataataaataaggaaTACATCACAAAAATTACTGTAGCCATTAAGGAATATCTCAGTAATTGGCCTCGTATCTTGAATTCAACCAGAGAAATGATTGGTATGCCGAGCAGTGGGGCAAATCTTTTCAAACTCTTAGAAGGACTAATTACATCGCACCAGTCAGCTCTAGAGCAGAATTTCGTCCTGCAAATTAATGACCAAGACAACAAGTATCTTTCTGATATTGAAGAGCAAAAAGGGGAGATGTCAAAAGCCCATTCTATTTTAGAATCAAGCATAAATGAAGAGAAGGAGCATATGGTTAAGCAAATGTCCAAAGATTTAGAATCCAAGCTACCGTGGACGAAGAAGTACGTAGACACAGTGGAAAACCTGTATAGCATAAGAAGCCAACTGTTAGATGCTAAGCTTGAGTTCGAATTGAGGAAGGCTGAACACAAGCATTCAGAACCTCAAGTGAAATTATTGCACCTAGATGTCATATTGACAATTCAGAAGAACTATATGAAGAGTCTCGAAGACCTGATTCATATTTCAGTTGAATCTTTGAATGCTTGCGTAAGATCTGTTTTCTTAGGATTAGATGACATCGACGACAATAGACATATGCCCTCCTCTGTTTCAGCTCTATTTCATGGAGAACCAATAAATAGAAAACACAAAATAAGAAGCATATTTGAGGACAGGTATGCGCAAGCTTGA